From Candidatus Nanopelagicales bacterium, one genomic window encodes:
- a CDS encoding methyltransferase domain-containing protein, with protein sequence MNQPRDDAVVQIASLFDGLATSYDEVGVDFFGPIADELVGRLAPTRGESLLDIGCGKGRVLISAAERAGPNARLMGIDVSPGMLAEARTTLDKAGLTQVELLEMDAQNPQLAAAPFDAVASSLVLFFLPDPVRALRAWRRLLRPDGRVGITTFGDRDPRWEDVDSVFTPYLPAKMLDARTSGATGPFGSDAGVEDLFRQAGFTDVQTWHAEVGVVFADADHWRTWTMSVGQRAMWQAVPAEKVAEVQKLAAQRLSHCIGDDGRIHLTQTIRTTVAFLADPARSWALR encoded by the coding sequence GTGAATCAACCCCGTGACGACGCGGTCGTCCAGATTGCGAGCTTGTTTGATGGCCTCGCAACGTCGTACGACGAGGTGGGAGTTGACTTCTTCGGCCCCATCGCCGACGAACTGGTTGGGAGGTTGGCGCCGACCCGCGGCGAGTCCCTCCTCGACATCGGCTGCGGCAAGGGCCGGGTTCTTATCAGTGCCGCTGAACGCGCAGGTCCGAATGCGCGCCTGATGGGCATCGACGTCTCACCGGGAATGCTGGCCGAGGCGCGCACGACCCTGGACAAGGCCGGACTGACGCAGGTGGAACTCCTGGAAATGGATGCGCAGAATCCGCAACTCGCCGCTGCGCCCTTCGACGCGGTCGCTTCTTCGCTTGTCTTGTTCTTTCTTCCTGACCCCGTGAGGGCGCTGCGCGCGTGGCGCAGGTTGCTCAGGCCTGACGGGCGAGTGGGTATCACGACCTTTGGCGACCGCGACCCGCGCTGGGAAGACGTCGACTCCGTGTTCACCCCGTATTTGCCTGCCAAGATGCTCGATGCCCGCACGAGCGGAGCCACTGGGCCGTTTGGATCGGACGCGGGCGTCGAGGATCTGTTCCGGCAAGCTGGCTTCACGGATGTCCAGACGTGGCATGCCGAAGTCGGCGTGGTGTTCGCGGATGCCGATCATTGGCGCACGTGGACCATGTCGGTCGGCCAGCGAGCAATGTGGCAGGCGGTCCCAGCCGAGAAGGTGGCGGAGGTACAAAAACTGGCAGCGCAGCGGCTCAGCCACTGCATCGGCGATGACGGTCGGATTCACCTCACCCAGACCATTCGCACAACGGTCGCGTTCCTGGCAGACCCCGCAAGGTCGTGGGCGCTGCGTTGA